One window from the genome of Insulibacter thermoxylanivorax encodes:
- a CDS encoding LysM peptidoglycan-binding domain-containing protein, with protein sequence MRIYIVKEGDTLSSIAEKYGLGLDQLLAINPQITDPDKITPGMKVKIAAGPVSIAPGQPEIGHSITPVGQVETPFTQFPSQTVEAGGAGGTDMQTQGMQMQSMGGTQQTYSTGSNNLQGNNQYGDASDHVSGAYEMTGSGQTMTPMGSMTYGDVNVPHEYGPSNVSSGMSNVPLQTSPFAVMNQQHMSTIPQHFANHPMYSGVASFDDKKNDQLIPQSVIPSLPQTLQTPYQGNQPIGISNEPLGTGNVAP encoded by the coding sequence GTGAGAATTTACATCGTGAAAGAGGGAGATACGCTCTCGTCGATCGCTGAAAAATATGGGCTGGGGCTGGATCAACTGTTGGCGATCAATCCACAGATTACAGATCCAGATAAGATCACGCCGGGAATGAAGGTTAAGATCGCAGCCGGACCGGTTTCCATCGCTCCAGGACAGCCGGAGATCGGACATTCGATTACTCCAGTTGGTCAGGTGGAGACGCCCTTCACGCAATTCCCTTCACAAACAGTTGAAGCGGGAGGTGCCGGCGGAACAGATATGCAGACGCAGGGCATGCAGATGCAATCCATGGGCGGAACTCAGCAGACCTATTCAACAGGATCAAACAATCTGCAAGGAAACAATCAGTATGGGGATGCATCGGATCACGTGAGCGGTGCTTATGAGATGACGGGTTCGGGACAGACTATGACTCCTATGGGAAGTATGACATATGGCGATGTCAATGTCCCTCATGAATATGGTCCGAGCAATGTGTCCAGCGGTATGTCCAATGTGCCATTGCAAACATCACCATTCGCGGTGATGAACCAACAACACATGAGCACGATTCCTCAACATTTTGCTAATCATCCGATGTACAGCGGTGTCGCATCCTTCGATGACAAGAAAAATGACCAACTCATTCCACAATCTGTCATTCCGAGCTTGCCGCAAACACTGCAAACTCCATATCAAGGGAATCAGCCGATTGGGATCAGCAATGAGCCTCTAGGTACAGGCAATGTAGCGCCT
- the ilvE gene encoding branched-chain-amino-acid transaminase, with amino-acid sequence MSQQQWIYLNGEFVTKENAKISVYDHGFLYGDGIFEGIRIYNGNIFKCKEHLDRLYDSAKSISLEIPLTYDEMQEALVETIRRNGLRDGYIRLVVSRGPGNLGLDPRRCERANVVIIVEQLALYPEEAYKNGLVIVSVSTRRNLPDALNPKIKSLNYLNNVLAKIQSNLVGAGEALMLNSQGYVVECTGDNIFIIKNGVIYTPPTYLGALEGITRNTIIEIARKEGYTVKEEPFSLHDVYVADEVFLTGTAAECIAVREVDSRIIGEGKAGPITTHLLEEFRKIVEIDGVKVNYD; translated from the coding sequence ATGTCGCAACAACAATGGATTTATCTTAATGGCGAATTCGTAACGAAGGAAAATGCGAAGATCTCGGTATATGATCACGGATTCTTATACGGCGACGGGATTTTTGAAGGGATCCGTATCTACAACGGCAATATCTTCAAGTGCAAAGAGCATCTGGATCGCCTGTATGATTCCGCGAAGTCGATCAGCTTGGAGATTCCTCTCACTTATGATGAGATGCAGGAGGCTCTTGTTGAGACGATCCGCCGCAACGGGCTGCGCGATGGTTATATCCGTCTTGTCGTCTCCCGCGGTCCGGGGAACCTGGGACTGGATCCGCGCCGCTGCGAAAGGGCGAATGTTGTTATCATCGTCGAACAACTGGCGCTGTATCCGGAAGAAGCTTACAAGAACGGTCTGGTCATTGTCAGTGTTTCGACACGGCGCAATCTGCCGGATGCGCTCAATCCGAAGATCAAGTCCCTCAACTATCTGAACAACGTCCTCGCAAAGATTCAATCGAATCTCGTCGGAGCAGGCGAAGCATTGATGCTCAACAGCCAAGGATATGTCGTCGAGTGTACGGGAGACAACATCTTCATCATCAAGAACGGCGTGATCTATACACCTCCGACTTATCTCGGTGCGCTCGAAGGCATCACGCGCAACACGATCATCGAGATCGCTCGCAAGGAAGGTTATACGGTGAAGGAAGAGCCGTTCTCGCTGCATGATGTCTACGTTGCAGACGAGGTATTCTTGACAGGAACGGCTGCCGAATGCATCGCAGTGCGTGAAGTGGATTCCCGCATCATCGGCGAAGGCAAGGCCGGCCCGATCACTACGCATCTGCTCGAGGAATTCCGCAAAATCGTCGAGATCGACGGCGTGAAGGTCAATTACGATTAA
- the pheA gene encoding prephenate dehydratase: MTRIAILGPEGTVSEEAAEHLFAGMDVELIPYRLISEVFTATAEGRTDYSVIPIENTIEGSVSLHMDWLIHEVDLPIQAEWVYPPRQNLIGFAPSEASSGDPPGTASDVHSEVSSMAASDARSELSTGTASDAHARATSGTVSDERSEESAGEKDLLAVKLAGIRKVMSHPVAIAQSSQFLKKYLPHAELEHVSSTAEGVRLVKTSGDAGVAAIGTVLAARRYGLQVLAQDIQDHKNNFTRFILVGKQPIQIKPTDTYKTSLQVTLPEDYPGALHQVLSAFAWRRINLTRIESRPTRKKLGSYYFLIDIMGSLDSVLLPAAISEIEAIGCQVRILGSYPSYSYETSQSEV, from the coding sequence ATGACACGCATAGCGATTCTTGGGCCGGAAGGCACGGTGTCGGAGGAAGCAGCCGAACACCTATTCGCCGGCATGGATGTTGAACTGATCCCCTATCGGCTGATCTCCGAGGTATTCACGGCGACAGCAGAAGGCCGTACTGACTACAGTGTCATTCCCATAGAGAATACAATCGAAGGATCGGTCAGTCTGCATATGGATTGGCTCATCCACGAGGTCGATCTGCCGATTCAAGCGGAGTGGGTATATCCGCCGCGGCAGAATCTGATCGGGTTCGCCCCTTCTGAGGCTTCTTCAGGAGATCCTCCTGGAACTGCTTCTGATGTACATTCTGAGGTCTCCTCAATGGCTGCTTCTGATGCAAGGTCTGAGCTCAGCACGGGGACCGCATCTGACGCACATGCCAGGGCTACTTCTGGAACTGTATCTGATGAACGTTCTGAAGAATCTGCAGGTGAGAAGGATCTCTTAGCGGTCAAGCTGGCTGGCATTCGCAAAGTGATGTCGCACCCAGTGGCCATTGCTCAAAGCAGCCAATTTCTTAAGAAGTACTTGCCCCATGCGGAATTGGAACATGTCAGCAGCACTGCAGAGGGCGTTCGCTTGGTAAAGACAAGCGGCGATGCGGGAGTTGCAGCGATCGGCACGGTACTTGCAGCACGCCGATATGGACTGCAGGTGTTAGCGCAAGATATCCAGGATCATAAGAATAACTTTACGCGTTTCATCCTGGTGGGCAAACAGCCGATTCAGATTAAGCCAACGGACACATATAAGACAAGCTTGCAAGTCACGCTGCCAGAGGATTATCCAGGGGCACTTCATCAGGTGTTATCGGCGTTTGCCTGGCGGAGGATCAACCTGACTCGCATCGAATCCCGTCCGACCAGGAAGAAGCTGGGAAGTTACTATTTTCTTATCGATATTATGGGCTCGCTGGATTCCGTACTGCTTCCTGCGGCGATCAGCGAGATCGAAGCGATCGGCTGTCAGGTTCGCATATTGGGTTCATACCCAAGTTACTCATATGAAACATCACAATCGGAGGTGTAG
- the thrB gene encoding homoserine kinase, whose translation MSSKICVKVPASTANLGPGFDCLGMALNLYAWLEMELADRTEIKLYGEHMAGVPTDKSNLVYTVAQQVFTKAGLSEQELKISMYSEIPLTRGLGSSASAIVGGLAAANALIEQPFSQDELFQIATAIEKHPDNVGASLFGGIVAAMWDGKRAYHVRIEPHEHLEVLVVIPEYELSTKHARSVLPEEVPMGDAIYNLSHSSVLVAALSAGRLDLLAEAMQDRLHQPYRAALVPGMSHILELAPKHGALGVALSGAGPTMLAFVDARSEEKGKLETFFKETLQEAGIEATTMWLAPAPKGVELLTLDSETGTFIDRFKGETRA comes from the coding sequence ATGAGCAGCAAGATATGCGTCAAAGTACCCGCAAGTACAGCCAATCTGGGACCTGGATTCGATTGTCTTGGCATGGCATTGAATCTGTATGCCTGGTTGGAGATGGAACTTGCGGACCGTACAGAGATTAAGCTCTATGGAGAGCATATGGCAGGCGTTCCGACGGACAAGTCGAATTTGGTCTATACCGTGGCGCAGCAAGTCTTCACTAAGGCGGGGTTATCGGAGCAGGAGCTGAAGATCTCGATGTACAGCGAGATCCCGCTGACGCGGGGACTCGGAAGCAGTGCTTCGGCGATTGTCGGCGGACTCGCAGCGGCCAATGCGCTTATTGAGCAGCCGTTCTCGCAGGATGAGCTCTTCCAGATCGCAACAGCGATTGAGAAACACCCTGACAATGTTGGTGCCTCTCTGTTCGGCGGCATCGTCGCTGCGATGTGGGACGGCAAGCGTGCTTATCATGTGCGGATCGAGCCGCATGAACATCTGGAAGTACTGGTCGTGATTCCGGAGTACGAGCTGTCGACGAAGCATGCGAGATCGGTGCTGCCGGAGGAAGTCCCGATGGGGGATGCTATTTATAATCTCAGCCATTCTTCGGTACTAGTTGCTGCATTAAGCGCCGGCCGCCTGGATCTGCTGGCCGAGGCGATGCAGGATCGGCTACATCAGCCGTATCGAGCGGCGCTCGTCCCGGGCATGTCCCACATCCTGGAGCTGGCGCCCAAGCATGGGGCATTAGGGGTTGCTCTGAGCGGGGCTGGTCCGACGATGTTAGCCTTCGTGGATGCACGAAGCGAGGAGAAGGGGAAACTGGAGACCTTCTTCAAGGAGACCTTACAAGAAGCGGGGATCGAAGCGACAACGATGTGGTTAGCACCAGCGCCGAAAGGTGTCGAATTGTTGACACTGGATAGCGAAACAGGTACATTTATCGATAGATTTAAAGGAGAAACAAGGGCATGA
- the thrC gene encoding threonine synthase, giving the protein MRYPGLLETYKAYLPITEHTPMITLHEGNTPLIRAERLSEELNLNIYFKYEGLNPTGSFKDRGMVMAVAKAKEEGSRTIMCASTGNTSASAAAYAARAGLSSIVLIPNNNIALGKLAQAIIYGAKVIAIEGNFDRALDIVREITAKHPITLVNSINPYRIEGQKTAAFEVVDQLGEAPDFLAIPVGNAGNITAYWKGFKEYHGLGKASKLPKMIGFEAEGAMAIVKGEPIPNPETVATAIRIGNPASWKSAVQAAEESKGQINYVTDEEILDAYKQIAAKEGIFAEPASAASIAGVMKLHREGYFQGGETIVCVLTGHGLKDPNNAIDAVKSDPIVVPDTEAAVMEAIRKLEGDR; this is encoded by the coding sequence ATGAGATATCCAGGATTATTAGAAACGTACAAAGCATATCTGCCGATCACAGAGCACACACCGATGATCACGCTCCATGAAGGCAATACGCCGCTGATCCGTGCCGAGCGCTTATCGGAAGAGCTGAATCTGAACATCTATTTCAAGTATGAAGGGCTCAACCCGACGGGTTCCTTCAAGGACAGAGGGATGGTTATGGCCGTAGCGAAGGCGAAAGAAGAGGGCAGTCGGACGATCATGTGCGCTTCGACGGGCAACACCTCCGCTTCTGCTGCGGCTTATGCGGCACGGGCTGGCCTCAGCAGCATCGTCTTGATTCCGAACAACAACATCGCCCTCGGCAAGCTGGCACAGGCGATCATCTACGGAGCGAAGGTCATCGCGATCGAAGGAAACTTCGACCGGGCGCTGGATATTGTTCGAGAGATCACCGCGAAGCATCCGATCACGCTCGTGAATTCCATCAATCCATACCGCATCGAGGGACAGAAGACGGCGGCCTTTGAAGTCGTCGATCAACTGGGCGAGGCGCCGGACTTCCTGGCGATCCCGGTAGGCAACGCGGGCAATATCACCGCCTATTGGAAAGGGTTTAAGGAATACCATGGGCTGGGCAAGGCAAGCAAGCTGCCGAAGATGATCGGCTTCGAAGCCGAGGGGGCCATGGCAATCGTGAAAGGCGAGCCGATCCCCAATCCGGAAACCGTCGCCACAGCGATCCGCATCGGCAATCCGGCCTCTTGGAAGAGCGCTGTGCAGGCAGCGGAAGAATCCAAGGGACAGATCAATTATGTTACGGACGAAGAGATTCTGGATGCTTACAAGCAGATCGCAGCTAAGGAAGGGATTTTTGCTGAACCCGCATCGGCAGCCTCGATCGCAGGCGTGATGAAACTGCATCGGGAAGGGTATTTCCAAGGCGGCGAGACGATCGTCTGCGTGCTGACGGGTCATGGGCTGAAGGACCCGAACAACGCAATCGATGCGGTCAAGAGCGATCCGATCGTTGTACCGGATACGGAAGCAGCGGTTATGGAGGCTATTCGTAAGTTAGAAGGTGACCGTTGA
- a CDS encoding homoserine dehydrogenase — protein MKKIRIGMLGLGTVGSGVVRIVEGHQEDLQRQTGAELVLSKIAVRDINKSRKVTVDPALLTEDPWEVINDPEIDVIVEVMGGVEQTKEYILAALDKGKQVITANKDLIALHGPEILAKAAEKRCDIMYEASVAGGIPILRTLVEGFSSDRITKIVGIVNGTTNYILTKMTQEGASYEDVLVEAQRLGYAEQDPTSDVEGFDAAYKMIILGSLGFHVHLSLNDLDIRGISKVTSDDIASAKRLGYTIKLLGIAERQDDLISISVQPTMVKDSHPLASVNGVFNAIYVYGQAVGETMFYGPGAGDMPTATSVVADLVAVTRNLLTGINGSRSSMIMNEKKLKSDEQIVSKYFMRLHVADKAGVLAKITQIFADYDISLESVLQLPNNGTDEQETEIIIITHDASKAGLNKALAKFEEIEVVKAVRSVYRVEG, from the coding sequence ATGAAGAAGATCAGAATCGGCATGCTTGGATTAGGCACCGTCGGCTCCGGTGTTGTTCGCATCGTGGAAGGACATCAGGAGGATCTGCAGCGGCAGACCGGTGCGGAGCTTGTGCTGAGCAAGATCGCGGTAAGAGATATCAACAAATCGCGTAAGGTTACCGTTGATCCGGCATTGCTTACAGAAGATCCGTGGGAAGTTATCAATGACCCGGAGATCGATGTTATCGTTGAAGTGATGGGCGGTGTGGAGCAGACTAAGGAATACATCCTGGCTGCTCTCGACAAGGGAAAACAAGTGATCACAGCGAATAAAGATCTCATCGCGCTGCACGGACCGGAGATCCTGGCGAAGGCCGCTGAGAAGCGCTGCGATATCATGTATGAAGCCAGTGTCGCCGGCGGAATCCCGATCCTGCGCACGCTGGTGGAAGGGTTCTCCAGCGATCGCATCACGAAGATCGTCGGCATCGTGAACGGGACGACTAACTATATCCTGACGAAGATGACGCAGGAAGGGGCGTCCTACGAAGATGTGCTGGTTGAAGCACAGCGTCTGGGTTATGCGGAGCAGGATCCGACGTCCGACGTTGAGGGCTTCGATGCGGCCTATAAGATGATCATCCTTGGCTCCCTTGGCTTCCATGTACATCTCTCGCTGAACGATCTGGATATTCGCGGCATCTCGAAGGTGACCAGCGACGACATCGCCAGTGCGAAGCGTCTCGGATATACGATCAAGCTGCTCGGCATCGCGGAGCGTCAAGACGATCTGATCAGCATCAGCGTACAGCCGACGATGGTGAAGGACAGCCATCCGCTGGCTTCGGTGAACGGCGTGTTCAACGCGATCTATGTATATGGGCAGGCTGTCGGAGAGACGATGTTCTACGGGCCCGGAGCGGGAGATATGCCTACGGCAACCTCCGTGGTGGCGGATCTCGTGGCGGTCACGCGCAATCTGCTCACGGGCATCAACGGCAGCCGCAGCAGCATGATCATGAACGAGAAGAAACTGAAGAGCGACGAGCAGATCGTGAGCAAGTACTTCATGCGCCTCCATGTGGCTGATAAGGCCGGCGTGCTTGCCAAGATCACGCAGATCTTTGCCGATTATGACATCAGTTTGGAATCCGTGCTCCAGCTGCCGAACAACGGCACGGATGAGCAGGAGACGGAGATCATCATCATCACCCATGATGCCAGCAAGGCGGGCCTTAACAAGGCATTGGCCAAGTTTGAAGAGATCGAAGTGGTGAAGGCGGTACGCAGTGTATATCGCGTGGAAGGATAA
- a CDS encoding ACT domain-containing protein produces MTNYVNDEMERYYLVRRDILPEALIKTVEAKQLLASGEFKTVNEAVEQVGISRSAFYKYKDGIHDLTRLDRERLAIIALDLHHRAGILSKVLAIIADHEGNVLAINQTIPLQGIANVVITVETSHMADKLLPQMMDVLKRTEGVTRAEIIGQG; encoded by the coding sequence ATGACAAATTATGTTAATGACGAGATGGAACGCTACTACCTGGTTCGCCGTGATATCTTGCCGGAAGCGCTGATCAAAACCGTTGAGGCGAAACAATTATTGGCCAGCGGAGAATTCAAGACGGTGAATGAAGCCGTAGAGCAAGTTGGAATCAGCCGCAGTGCATTCTATAAGTACAAGGACGGGATCCATGACCTGACGCGCCTCGACCGTGAACGGCTTGCGATCATCGCCCTCGATCTGCACCATCGGGCGGGCATATTGTCCAAGGTGCTGGCGATTATCGCTGATCATGAGGGAAATGTCCTGGCGATCAACCAGACGATCCCGCTGCAAGGCATCGCGAATGTGGTTATTACCGTTGAGACTTCGCACATGGCGGATAAACTGCTCCCGCAGATGATGGACGTGCTGAAGCGGACGGAAGGCGTGACTCGTGCTGAAATCATCGGTCAAGGATAA